In the Campylobacter sp. RM6914 genome, one interval contains:
- a CDS encoding histidine triad nucleotide-binding protein — translation MTIFEKIVAGEIPCNKVLENDKFLAFHDINPKAPIHILIIPKKHFENIQEMEPELMGEMLLFIQQVARLMGVDKSGYRLVTNCGENGGQEVMHLHFHMLGGAKLGWVDSATDPQSTF, via the coding sequence ATGACAATATTTGAAAAAATAGTCGCAGGTGAAATTCCTTGCAACAAAGTCCTGGAAAACGATAAATTTCTTGCTTTTCACGATATCAATCCAAAAGCGCCGATACACATCTTAATAATCCCTAAAAAACATTTTGAAAATATTCAAGAGATGGAGCCTGAACTTATGGGAGAAATGCTACTTTTTATCCAACAAGTAGCAAGACTAATGGGTGTAGACAAGAGCGGTTATCGCTTGGTTACAAACTGCGGTGAAAACGGTGGTCAAGAGGTTATGCATCTTCACTTCCATATGCTTGGTGGCGCAAAATTAGGCTGGGTAGACAGCGCTACTGATCCACAATCAACATTTTAA
- the aspS gene encoding aspartate--tRNA ligase, whose protein sequence is MRSHYCADLNKEDIGKEVTLCGWVNTYRDHGGVIFFDLRDRTGLIQLVCDPADSKTAHETASKVRDEYVLRIKGKVRARGEGLVNPRLKTGDIEVVVSELIVENPSEALPFMIGDESVNEDIRLKYRFLDLRNERLQNIFKMRSAAAIAARNSLSKMGFIEFETPILTRATPEGARDYLVPSRVYPGQFYALPQSPQLFKQLLMCSGFDKYFQIAKCFRDEDLRADRQPEFTQIDVEMSFIEQEDILNMAENMLKDIFAACGYEVKTPFRRMSYKEATETYGSDKPDLRYDLKMIDVIDIFERSTNEIFSSIAKDAKRNRIKALKVPNGDNIFSKREMNRFEEFVRKFGAQGLGYFQMKEDGLKGPLCKFFSESDLNEIVSRCELAVGDVVFFGAGKKKVVLDYMGRFRIFLAEQMGIIDQEKMEFLWVLDFPMFEQNDDGSYSAMHHPFTMPKNIDEEDLEDILSVAHDVVLNGFELGGGSVRIHKNDVQQKVFKLLGIDEAEQREKFGFLLDALSFGAPPHGGIAIGFDRLIMLATKSTSIRDVIAFPKTQRAQCPLTKAPSEANSEQLRELGLRLREKEKQA, encoded by the coding sequence ATGCGAAGCCATTATTGCGCCGATTTGAACAAAGAAGATATCGGCAAAGAGGTTACGCTTTGTGGTTGGGTCAATACTTATAGGGATCACGGTGGAGTTATATTTTTCGATCTTCGCGACCGCACTGGTCTTATACAGCTTGTATGCGATCCGGCAGATAGCAAGACAGCTCACGAAACTGCTTCAAAGGTGCGTGACGAGTATGTTTTACGCATAAAAGGTAAAGTGCGCGCGCGTGGCGAAGGACTTGTAAACCCACGCTTAAAAACAGGTGATATCGAAGTTGTGGTAAGTGAATTAATAGTTGAAAATCCAAGTGAGGCGTTGCCATTTATGATAGGCGACGAAAGCGTAAATGAGGATATCCGCCTCAAATACCGCTTCCTTGATCTTAGAAATGAGAGATTGCAAAATATATTTAAAATGCGCTCGGCGGCAGCGATAGCAGCTAGAAACAGCCTAAGCAAAATGGGCTTTATAGAATTTGAAACACCTATCTTAACCCGCGCAACACCCGAAGGCGCACGTGACTATCTTGTCCCAAGTCGTGTTTATCCTGGGCAATTTTACGCACTTCCGCAAAGCCCGCAACTTTTTAAACAGCTTTTAATGTGCTCCGGATTTGATAAATACTTCCAAATAGCAAAATGCTTCCGTGACGAGGACTTGCGCGCCGATAGACAGCCTGAATTTACGCAAATCGACGTTGAAATGAGCTTTATCGAGCAAGAAGATATCCTAAATATGGCTGAAAACATGCTAAAAGATATCTTTGCCGCTTGTGGATATGAGGTTAAAACACCATTTCGTCGTATGAGCTACAAAGAGGCTACCGAAACATACGGAAGCGACAAACCCGACTTGAGATATGATCTTAAAATGATTGATGTTATTGATATTTTTGAGCGTTCTACAAATGAAATTTTTAGTTCTATCGCAAAAGATGCTAAGCGTAACCGCATAAAAGCGCTAAAAGTTCCAAATGGAGATAATATATTTAGCAAGCGCGAGATGAACAGATTTGAGGAATTTGTCCGTAAATTTGGCGCTCAAGGTCTAGGATACTTCCAAATGAAAGAGGATGGTTTAAAAGGACCGCTTTGTAAATTTTTCTCAGAAAGTGATCTAAATGAGATCGTCTCAAGATGCGAGCTAGCGGTCGGCGACGTCGTATTCTTTGGCGCAGGTAAGAAAAAGGTCGTGCTTGACTATATGGGACGCTTTAGAATTTTCTTAGCCGAGCAAATGGGTATAATCGATCAGGAAAAAATGGAGTTCTTATGGGTGCTTGACTTCCCGATGTTTGAGCAAAATGATGACGGAAGCTACTCGGCAATGCACCATCCATTTACTATGCCAAAAAATATAGATGAAGAGGATTTAGAAGACATACTGTCTGTTGCTCACGACGTTGTATTAAACGGCTTTGAGTTAGGTGGCGGATCTGTGAGAATTCACAAAAATGATGTTCAGCAAAAAGTATTTAAGCTACTTGGTATAGATGAGGCAGAGCAACGTGAGAAATTTGGCTTCTTGCTTGATGCGCTAAGCTTTGGTGCGCCACCACACGGTGGTATTGCGATAGGATTTGACCGCCTTATCATGTTAGCAACCAAATCAACCAGCATTAGAGATGTTATAGCTTTCCCTAAAACCCAACGCGCCCAGTGCCCGCTTACAAAAGCACCAAGCGAGGCAAATAGCGAGCAGTTAAGAGAGCTTGGGCTAAGACTTAGAGAGAAAGAAAAGCAAGCTTAA
- a CDS encoding adenylate kinase, which translates to MKKLFLIIGAPGSGKTTDADLIAKADESFTHFSTGDLLRAEVASGSELGKLIDSFISKGNLVPLEVVVNTIVSAIKSAKTPNVVIDGYPRSVEQMSELDKVLAAQNEIVLKGVIEVDVSEDVARERVLGRARGADDNNEVFNNRMKVYLEPIVAIREFYKGKSLLHVINGERGIEPIVADMKDLINSLL; encoded by the coding sequence ATGAAAAAACTATTTTTAATCATCGGCGCTCCTGGTAGCGGTAAAACAACAGACGCGGACTTGATCGCAAAGGCTGACGAGAGCTTTACGCACTTTTCTACAGGCGATCTACTACGTGCGGAAGTTGCAAGCGGAAGTGAGCTTGGCAAACTTATAGACAGCTTCATATCAAAAGGAAATTTGGTCCCTCTTGAAGTAGTTGTAAACACTATAGTTTCAGCTATCAAAAGTGCAAAAACGCCAAATGTAGTGATAGATGGATATCCAAGAAGCGTAGAGCAAATGAGCGAACTTGATAAAGTTCTAGCAGCGCAAAATGAGATCGTCTTAAAAGGCGTTATAGAAGTTGATGTTAGCGAGGATGTAGCTAGAGAGCGTGTTTTAGGTCGTGCGCGTGGCGCTGATGATAACAATGAAGTGTTTAATAATCGCATGAAAGTTTATCTAGAGCCAATTGTGGCTATACGCGAATTTTATAAAGGCAAAAGTCTACTTCATGTGATAAACGGCGAAAGAGGTATTGAGCCGATCGTTGCCGACATGAAGGATCTTATAAATTCACTTTTATAA
- the pheS gene encoding phenylalanine--tRNA ligase subunit alpha: MEEFVNRIKNECQTLADLEKIRVEIFGKKGILSEGFAKLKYIPEDEKKEFAALLNKQRDELGALIETRKSELSELEVALKMKSEAVDVTLFNEPISTGALHPVMATMDRIIEYFMLQNFSLETGPLIEDDFHNFEALNLPKYHPARDMQDTFYLNDFRLLRTHTSPVQVRTMLANKPPIRMIAPGTVFRRDMDLTHTPMFHQVEGLIVEDGDKVSFANLKSMLEQFLKHMFGDVKVRFRPSFFPFTEPSAEVDISCIFCQQEGCRVCKHTGWLEVLGCGVVDPNVFKAVGYKNVSGYAFGLGVERFAMLLHRVPDLRSLFEGDLRLMEQFK; this comes from the coding sequence TTGGAAGAATTTGTAAATAGGATAAAAAACGAGTGTCAAACACTTGCGGATCTTGAAAAAATTCGAGTTGAGATTTTTGGCAAAAAAGGAATTTTATCGGAGGGATTTGCTAAGCTTAAGTATATACCCGAAGACGAAAAGAAAGAATTTGCCGCTCTTTTAAATAAACAACGCGATGAATTGGGTGCGCTTATCGAAACTAGAAAAAGCGAACTTAGTGAGCTTGAAGTTGCTTTAAAAATGAAAAGTGAAGCCGTTGATGTTACGCTATTTAATGAGCCTATTTCAACCGGAGCACTACATCCTGTTATGGCTACGATGGATAGGATTATCGAGTACTTTATGTTGCAAAATTTCTCACTCGAGACCGGTCCTTTGATAGAGGATGATTTTCATAACTTTGAAGCTCTAAATTTGCCAAAATACCACCCGGCAAGAGATATGCAAGATACATTTTATCTAAACGACTTTAGACTTCTTCGCACGCACACAAGTCCTGTGCAAGTTAGAACCATGCTTGCAAACAAGCCTCCTATTCGCATGATAGCTCCCGGAACTGTTTTTCGTCGCGATATGGATCTTACTCATACTCCGATGTTTCATCAAGTCGAAGGACTTATTGTGGAAGACGGAGATAAGGTGAGTTTTGCAAATTTAAAAAGCATGTTAGAACAATTTTTAAAACATATGTTTGGCGATGTAAAAGTGCGTTTTCGCCCTAGCTTTTTCCCATTTACCGAGCCAAGTGCAGAGGTTGACATTAGTTGTATATTTTGCCAACAAGAGGGTTGTAGAGTGTGCAAGCATACCGGCTGGCTTGAGGTGCTGGGATGTGGTGTTGTTGATCCAAATGTATTTAAAGCGGTCGGATATAAAAATGTAAGCGGATATGCATTTGGTCTTGGAGTTGAGCGTTTTGCGATGTTGTTGCACCGCGTGCCTGATTTGCGCTCTTTGTTTGAAGGAGATTTAAGATTAATGGAGCAATTTAAATGA
- the aroA gene encoding 3-phosphoshikimate 1-carboxyvinyltransferase, with translation MKICILKEPINITLDCVASDKSISHRSAIFSLLSDKPSRVRNFLRAEDTLNTLQIVQKLGAKVQNNGDEILITPPSKICEPNSVLECGNSGTAMRIFMGLLAAQDGFFVLSGDEYLNKRPMARVGKPLMAVGAKIDGVKKGDLAPLCIRGKKLDRFNYKSPVASAQIKSALLLAALYSNGCEFSEDELSRDHTERMLKGMGANIKSDGLNITLEAMKKPLSPLDIDVPNDPSSAFFFAVAASIIPGSHIVLKNILLNKTRIEAYRVLQKMGADIKIKELSDKYETIGEIEIKYAPLKSVDVSENISWLIDEAPALAIAFANAQGTSVLRNAKELRVKECDRIAVTVAGLRKCGIDAKELDDGFEITGGVASSAIIDSHGDHRIAMSFAILGLKCGMMVEKSEFIATSFPNFVSILRKIGVSVED, from the coding sequence ATGAAAATTTGTATTTTAAAAGAACCTATAAATATAACGCTAGATTGTGTGGCTTCAGACAAGTCTATCTCGCATAGAAGTGCGATATTTTCGCTTTTAAGTGACAAGCCTTCACGTGTTAGAAATTTTTTACGCGCCGAAGATACTCTAAATACACTACAAATAGTACAAAAACTAGGTGCAAAGGTGCAAAATAACGGTGATGAGATACTCATCACTCCACCAAGTAAAATTTGCGAACCAAATTCCGTACTTGAGTGCGGAAATTCCGGTACTGCGATGCGTATTTTTATGGGGCTTTTAGCCGCTCAAGATGGTTTTTTTGTTTTAAGCGGAGATGAGTATTTAAACAAGCGACCAATGGCTCGTGTTGGCAAGCCGCTTATGGCAGTGGGCGCTAAGATAGATGGAGTAAAAAAAGGTGATTTGGCTCCACTTTGCATACGCGGTAAAAAGCTTGATAGATTTAATTATAAAAGTCCGGTCGCTTCAGCACAGATAAAAAGTGCACTGCTTCTTGCTGCGCTTTATTCAAATGGATGTGAATTCAGCGAGGATGAATTAAGTCGTGATCATACGGAAAGAATGTTAAAAGGGATGGGTGCTAATATAAAAAGTGATGGGTTAAATATCACGCTAGAAGCGATGAAAAAGCCGCTCTCTCCTCTTGACATAGATGTGCCAAATGATCCTAGTTCGGCATTTTTCTTTGCTGTTGCCGCATCGATAATTCCTGGGTCGCATATTGTTTTAAAAAATATACTTTTAAACAAAACTCGTATTGAAGCTTATAGGGTTTTGCAAAAAATGGGTGCGGATATTAAGATAAAAGAGCTTTCTGATAAATACGAAACGATCGGCGAAATTGAAATCAAATATGCTCCTTTGAAGTCGGTTGATGTTAGTGAAAATATATCTTGGTTGATCGATGAGGCACCGGCTCTTGCCATAGCTTTTGCAAATGCACAAGGCACAAGCGTGCTAAGAAATGCAAAAGAACTTCGTGTTAAAGAGTGCGACCGTATAGCTGTAACTGTTGCAGGACTTCGCAAATGCGGTATAGATGCAAAAGAACTAGATGATGGATTTGAGATTACAGGAGGGGTTGCAAGCAGTGCTATTATCGATAGTCACGGTGATCACCGTATAGCCATGAGTTTTGCTATCCTTGGTTTAAAATGTGGCATGATGGTAGAAAAAAGCGAATTTATCGCAACATCTTTTCCAAATTTTGTAAGTATTTTAAGAAAGATAGGCGTTAGCGTTGAAGATTGA
- the pheT gene encoding phenylalanine--tRNA ligase subunit beta, which yields MIISKSWLNEWVDLKNISGETLLKTLNSIGLEVDSYKEIKIPDSIVVGYVINKEKHPDADKLNVCQVDVGGEILQIVCGAKNVTAGQFVPVALIGTVMPNGLEIKKAKLRGIESCGMICSSTELGMVKINDGIMVLDESIGALKLGASLNQFEIFKDAIIEVDITANRGDCQSINGIAREICAALNLSPRENLPYEDGENLLGIGRVVATRADEGQKSSFLYRAFEIKGDISENLLTRLRLALIESKKTNVVERLLDYVTHCTGVLFKAYDYAKLGGVDERVVFDIKNGKHGESYVSCNGKNLGITGIYQDECSMLDENSKFVIIEANYTVPSVLAETIGENKNLPKGDHVYRSTRGSEPNLAYGADYLFKRLSSHKNLSLFAGSQQSTMREEQVALSISLNELKNMIGQEIARNDIVKILKKLGFEVSVNVEQESINVKVPFFRHDILNSHDICEEIVRIVGIDNITSVPLVFAEQNRLTNTYINYKNSLNLRKRAADCGFFESIHYVFDDADRLAKLGFEPCKVQIANPINNELNMLRPTLLNHMLNSCERNIKNSKKSVRLFELGEVFNKDGVQSSNIAFVVCGLAKEATLINGAKGEEISFYSFAAMVQDVVGKFELIASDEKKFLSPYEQAKICQNGEVIGYIGRVDIRVEDSRDLPKTYFCEIEFDKLKFVSIKANAYSKFPSVSRDLSLVVPDGFEFAKIYECIKNLELKELKEFLPVDIYRGTGLENASSISIKFTFQDMQKTLEDEEINALMDKILVSLKEKLNIGIR from the coding sequence ATGATAATATCAAAAAGCTGGTTAAATGAGTGGGTTGATCTTAAAAATATTAGCGGTGAAACACTTTTAAAGACATTAAATTCTATAGGACTTGAGGTTGATAGTTATAAAGAGATCAAGATCCCAGATAGTATAGTTGTGGGATATGTGATAAATAAAGAAAAACATCCGGATGCCGACAAACTAAATGTATGCCAAGTCGATGTCGGAGGCGAAATTTTACAAATTGTTTGCGGAGCAAAAAACGTCACCGCTGGTCAATTTGTCCCGGTTGCGCTTATAGGCACTGTTATGCCGAATGGACTTGAGATAAAAAAAGCAAAACTTCGCGGCATAGAAAGTTGTGGCATGATCTGCTCATCTACCGAACTTGGTATGGTTAAGATAAATGACGGGATCATGGTGCTTGATGAAAGTATTGGAGCGTTAAAACTGGGTGCAAGTTTAAATCAATTTGAAATTTTTAAAGATGCCATTATAGAAGTAGATATCACGGCAAATAGAGGCGACTGCCAAAGCATAAATGGCATAGCTCGTGAAATTTGCGCTGCACTTAATCTTAGCCCAAGAGAAAATTTACCATATGAAGATGGAGAAAATTTGCTCGGCATAGGCAGAGTTGTGGCAACAAGAGCGGACGAGGGGCAAAAAAGCTCATTTTTATATCGTGCGTTTGAAATCAAGGGCGATATAAGTGAAAATTTATTAACTCGTTTGCGTCTTGCCTTGATAGAAAGCAAAAAGACAAATGTAGTTGAAAGATTGCTTGATTATGTTACGCATTGCACCGGTGTATTATTTAAGGCGTATGATTACGCTAAACTTGGCGGAGTGGACGAGCGCGTGGTTTTTGACATTAAAAACGGAAAGCATGGAGAGTCTTATGTAAGTTGCAATGGTAAAAATTTAGGCATAACGGGAATTTATCAAGACGAATGTAGCATGCTTGATGAGAACTCAAAATTTGTAATCATCGAAGCAAACTACACAGTCCCTTCCGTGCTTGCTGAAACTATCGGTGAAAATAAAAATTTACCAAAAGGAGACCATGTTTATAGATCTACTCGCGGAAGTGAGCCAAATCTTGCTTATGGCGCTGATTACCTTTTTAAAAGACTGTCTTCTCATAAAAATTTAAGCCTCTTTGCCGGCTCGCAACAATCAACTATGAGAGAAGAGCAAGTGGCACTAAGCATCTCTTTAAACGAGCTTAAAAATATGATCGGACAAGAGATCGCTCGTAATGATATAGTTAAAATTTTAAAGAAATTAGGCTTTGAAGTTAGCGTAAATGTCGAACAAGAAAGTATTAACGTAAAAGTTCCTTTTTTCCGTCACGATATACTAAATTCTCACGATATTTGCGAAGAGATCGTTCGTATCGTAGGCATTGATAATATCACCTCCGTTCCGCTTGTTTTTGCAGAACAAAATCGTTTAACAAATACTTATATAAATTATAAAAATTCTTTAAATTTAAGAAAGCGTGCGGCGGATTGTGGATTTTTCGAGAGTATTCATTATGTTTTTGATGATGCTGATAGGCTAGCCAAGTTAGGTTTTGAGCCTTGTAAAGTTCAGATAGCAAATCCAATAAACAACGAACTTAACATGCTTAGACCAACACTGCTAAATCACATGCTAAATTCTTGCGAAAGAAATATCAAAAATTCTAAAAAATCAGTCAGGCTTTTTGAGTTAGGCGAGGTATTCAACAAAGATGGAGTTCAAAGCTCAAACATTGCGTTTGTGGTGTGTGGACTTGCAAAAGAGGCTACTTTGATAAACGGTGCAAAGGGTGAGGAGATAAGTTTTTATTCATTTGCTGCAATGGTTCAAGATGTGGTTGGGAAATTTGAGCTAATAGCAAGCGATGAGAAGAAATTTTTAAGCCCTTACGAGCAAGCTAAAATTTGTCAAAACGGAGAAGTTATCGGCTATATCGGACGTGTTGATATTAGAGTAGAGGACTCAAGAGATCTACCAAAGACATATTTTTGTGAGATAGAATTTGATAAGTTAAAATTTGTAAGCATTAAAGCAAATGCATACTCTAAATTCCCAAGCGTGAGTAGAGACTTAAGCCTTGTAGTTCCTGATGGTTTTGAGTTTGCAAAAATTTACGAATGTATAAAAAATTTAGAGCTTAAAGAGTTAAAAGAATTTTTGCCTGTAGATATTTACCGTGGAACAGGACTTGAGAATGCATCAAGTATAAGCATTAAATTTACATTCCAAGATATGCAAAAAACCCTTGAGGACGAGGAGATTAATGCGCTTATGGATAAAATTTTAGTGAGCTTGAAAGAAAAATTAAATATAGGTATAAGATGA
- a CDS encoding 4-hydroxy-3-methylbut-2-enyl diphosphate reductase has product MKIELASSYGFCFGVKRAIKIAESAGNAATIGPLIHNNEEINRLAINFNVKTLNGINELSDERKAIIRTHGITKDDLAKLKQSSIDVIDATCPFVTKPQQICERMSEEGYDIVIFGDENHPEVKGVKSYSYGRVFVVLEENELDDIKLKQKVAVVSQTTRKVEKFMQIVNYLMLRVKEVRVFNTICNATFENQEAAKELSKRADIMIIIGGKNSSNTKQLYLISKNFCKDSYLIESEDEIDKEWFKNKELCGISAGASTPDWIIQKVVNKIEKI; this is encoded by the coding sequence TTGAAGATTGAACTTGCTAGTAGTTACGGCTTTTGTTTTGGCGTAAAAAGGGCGATAAAAATCGCAGAAAGCGCAGGAAATGCCGCCACTATAGGACCTTTGATACACAACAACGAAGAGATAAACCGCCTTGCCATAAATTTTAATGTCAAGACACTAAACGGCATAAATGAGCTAAGTGATGAAAGAAAAGCTATCATTAGAACACACGGTATAACAAAAGACGATCTTGCTAAGCTCAAACAAAGTAGTATTGATGTGATAGACGCGACTTGTCCATTTGTAACCAAGCCTCAACAAATTTGTGAACGAATGAGCGAAGAGGGTTATGATATAGTGATATTTGGCGATGAAAATCACCCAGAGGTCAAAGGCGTAAAATCATACTCTTATGGGCGTGTTTTTGTAGTGCTTGAAGAAAATGAGCTAGATGATATCAAACTAAAACAAAAAGTAGCCGTAGTTAGTCAGACAACGCGCAAAGTTGAAAAATTTATGCAAATTGTGAATTATCTCATGCTTAGAGTTAAAGAAGTTCGTGTTTTTAATACAATCTGCAATGCAACTTTTGAAAACCAAGAAGCAGCAAAAGAGCTTTCAAAAAGAGCCGACATTATGATTATTATCGGCGGCAAGAACAGCTCAAACACAAAACAACTTTACTTAATATCTAAAAATTTCTGCAAAGATAGCTATCTTATCGAGAGCGAAGATGAGATCGATAAAGAGTGGTTTAAAAACAAAGAGCTTTGTGGGATTAGCGCGGGAGCTAGCACTCCTGATTGGATCATTCAAAAAGTTGTTAATAAAATAGAAAAAATATAA